The Vulpes vulpes isolate BD-2025 chromosome 8, VulVul3, whole genome shotgun sequence genome has a window encoding:
- the TMOD4 gene encoding tropomodulin-4 isoform X1 has translation MSSYQKELEKYRDIDEDEILRTLSPEELEQLDCELQEMDPENMLLPAGLRQRDQTKKSPTGPLDRDALLQYLEQQALEVKERDDLVPFTGEKKGKPYIQPKREIPVQEQITLEPELEEALANATDAEMCDIAAILGMYTLMSNKQYYDAICSGEICNTEGISSVVQPDKYKPVPDEPPNPTNIEEILKSVRNNDKELEEVNLNNIQDIPIPMLTELCEAMKKNTYVRSFSLVATRSGDPIANAVADMLRENRSLQSLNIESNFISSTGLMAVLKAVRENATLTELRVDNQGAKSALLITHSDETSFFDLPKGWWCGTMNQAESMADRSHLSFPQRQWPGDAVEMEMATVLEQCPSIVRFGYHFTQQGPRARAAQAMTRNNELRRQQKKR, from the exons ATGTCATCATATCAGAAGGAACTGGAGAAATACAGAGACATAGATGAAGATGAGATCCTAAGGACCTTGAGCCCTGAGGAGCTAGAGCAGCTGGACTGCGAGCTACAGGAGATGGACCCCGAG AACATGCTCCTGCCAGCTGGACTAAGGCAACGTGACCAGACAAAGAAGAGTCCGACAGGGCCGCTGGACCGGGATGCCCTTTTGCAGTACCTGGAGCAGCAGGCACTCGAGGTCAAAGAGCGGGACGACTTGGTGCCCTTCACAGGGGAGAAAAAGG GGAAGCCCTATATTCAGCCCAAGAGAGAAATTCCTGTACAGGAGCAGATCACTCTGGAGCCTGAACTGGAAGAGGCACTGGCCAACGCCACAGATGCTGAAATGTGTGATATAGCAG CAATTCTGGGCATGTACACACTGATGAGCAACAAGCAATACTATGATGCCATCTGCAGTGGAGAAATCTGCAACACAGAAGGCATTAGCA GTGTGGTACAGCCTGACAAGTATAAGCCAGTGCCAGACGAGCCCCCAAATCCTACAAACATTGAGGAGATCCTGAAGAGTGTTCGAAACAATGACAAGGAGCTGGAGGAAGTTAACCTCAATAACATACAG GACATCCCAATACCCATGCTAACTGAGTTATGTGAGGCCATGAAGAAAAATACCTACGTCCGGAGCTTCAGTCTTGTGGCCACAAGGAGTGGGGACCCCATTGCCAAT GCGGTGGCTGACATGTTGCGTGAGAATCGTAGCCTCCAGAGCCTGAACATTGAATCCAACTTCATTAGCAGCACAGGGCTCATGGCTGTGCTGAAGGCAGTTCGGGAAAATGCCACACTCACTGAGCTGCGTGTAGACAACCAG GGAGCCAAGTCAGCACTTCTCATCACCCACTCTGATGAAACAAGCTTCTTTGACCTCCCAAAGGGTTGGTGGTGTGGGACAATGAACCAGGCAGAGAGCATGGCTGACAGGTctcatctctccttcccccagcGCCAGTGGCCTGGCGATGCAGTGGAGATGGAGATGGCCACCGTTCTCGAACAGTGTCCCTCCATTGTCCGCTTTGGCTACCACTTTACACAGCAGGGGCCACGAGCTCGGgcagcccaggccatgacccgGAACAATGAACTAC GCCGCCAGCAAAAAAAGAGATAA
- the TMOD4 gene encoding tropomodulin-4 isoform X2, translating into MSSYQKELEKYRDIDEDEILRTLSPEELEQLDCELQEMDPENMLLPAGLRQRDQTKKSPTGPLDRDALLQYLEQQALEVKERDDLVPFTGEKKGKPYIQPKREIPVQEQITLEPELEEALANATDAEMCDIAAILGMYTLMSNKQYYDAICSGEICNTEGISSVVQPDKYKPVPDEPPNPTNIEEILKSVRNNDKELEEVNLNNIQDIPIPMLTELCEAMKKNTYVRSFSLVATRSGDPIANAVADMLRENRSLQSLNIESNFISSTGLMAVLKAVRENATLTELRVDNQRQWPGDAVEMEMATVLEQCPSIVRFGYHFTQQGPRARAAQAMTRNNELRRQQKKR; encoded by the exons ATGTCATCATATCAGAAGGAACTGGAGAAATACAGAGACATAGATGAAGATGAGATCCTAAGGACCTTGAGCCCTGAGGAGCTAGAGCAGCTGGACTGCGAGCTACAGGAGATGGACCCCGAG AACATGCTCCTGCCAGCTGGACTAAGGCAACGTGACCAGACAAAGAAGAGTCCGACAGGGCCGCTGGACCGGGATGCCCTTTTGCAGTACCTGGAGCAGCAGGCACTCGAGGTCAAAGAGCGGGACGACTTGGTGCCCTTCACAGGGGAGAAAAAGG GGAAGCCCTATATTCAGCCCAAGAGAGAAATTCCTGTACAGGAGCAGATCACTCTGGAGCCTGAACTGGAAGAGGCACTGGCCAACGCCACAGATGCTGAAATGTGTGATATAGCAG CAATTCTGGGCATGTACACACTGATGAGCAACAAGCAATACTATGATGCCATCTGCAGTGGAGAAATCTGCAACACAGAAGGCATTAGCA GTGTGGTACAGCCTGACAAGTATAAGCCAGTGCCAGACGAGCCCCCAAATCCTACAAACATTGAGGAGATCCTGAAGAGTGTTCGAAACAATGACAAGGAGCTGGAGGAAGTTAACCTCAATAACATACAG GACATCCCAATACCCATGCTAACTGAGTTATGTGAGGCCATGAAGAAAAATACCTACGTCCGGAGCTTCAGTCTTGTGGCCACAAGGAGTGGGGACCCCATTGCCAAT GCGGTGGCTGACATGTTGCGTGAGAATCGTAGCCTCCAGAGCCTGAACATTGAATCCAACTTCATTAGCAGCACAGGGCTCATGGCTGTGCTGAAGGCAGTTCGGGAAAATGCCACACTCACTGAGCTGCGTGTAGACAACCAG cGCCAGTGGCCTGGCGATGCAGTGGAGATGGAGATGGCCACCGTTCTCGAACAGTGTCCCTCCATTGTCCGCTTTGGCTACCACTTTACACAGCAGGGGCCACGAGCTCGGgcagcccaggccatgacccgGAACAATGAACTAC GCCGCCAGCAAAAAAAGAGATAA